CCCGGTAGACCGATAGGTTATATTTGCAGCTGCGGTATAAGGCTTGAAGTATCCAAAGAGGACGAGTACAGATGTCCGGAGTGTGGAAATGAATATATTCATACGGGAAATGAATTTCTTTTAAAGGAGTAAAAAATGGGATTAAAAGAAGAATTATTAAAGAAGATTAATGAAAAGACTCTTCAAGTAGGAGTAGTAGGACTTGGTTATGTAGGTTTACCACTTGCTGTAGAAAAAGCAATGGCAGGATATACTACAATAGGATTTGATGTCCAAGCTGAGAAGGTTAAAATGGTTAATGAAGGCCATAATTACATCGGTGACGTTGTGGATGAGCAATTGAAAGATGTAGTAGAATCAGGCAAGCTTACAGCAACAACTAATTTTGCAGATGTTGCAACACTTGATTTTATAGCTATTGCGGTACCAACTCCACTTGATCTATATCAACAACCTGATATTTCTTATGTAAGAAAATCTACTGAAGATGTTGCGAAGTACTTAAAAAAAGGCTCAATCGTAGTTCTTGAGTCAACAACTTATCCGGGAACTACCGAGGAGTTAATGAGACCGATTCTTGAAGAGATTTCGGGCTTAAAATGCGGTGAAGATTTCTTCCTTGCATTCTCACCTGAAAGAGTGGATCCGGGTAATAAAAAGTTTAAAACCAAGAATACACCAAAAGTAGTTGGTGGTGTTGGCCAAGATGCAACAGATGTAGCTGCAGCTCTTTATGAAAATGTTCTTGATGCAGATATATTTAAAGCTTCCAAGCCCTAAAGTGGCTGAAATGGAAAAAATCCTTGAAAACACATATAGAAATGTAAATATAGGTCTTGTCAATGAGTTTGCAATACTTGCTCACAAAATGGGAATTGATATTTGGGAAGTTGTAGACGCTGCTAAGACTAAACCTTATGGTTTCCAAGCTTTCTATCCGGGACCTGGTGTTGGCGGTCACTGTATACCCCTTGATCCTTTCTATTTAACATGGAAAGCCAGAGAGTTCGATATGCATATGCCAATGATAGAAGCATCCGGTACTATCAACGATAGAATGCCTAGCTATGTGGTTGACAGAAGTATGAGAATACTTTCAAGAAAATTCCAAAAAGCATTAAATGGTGCTAAGGTCCTTATACTGGGCATAGCGTATAAAAATGACATCGACGATCTTAGAGACAGTCCAGCATTGGTAGTTATTGAGGAGTTCTTAAGTGAGGGTGCAGAAGTAGATTATTATGATGCTTTAAATCCTAAGTACAAAGACGATAATGGCGAATTTGTTGAATCGTTAAAGGAAATCAATCCTGAAATAATAAGCAAATATGACTTAGTCGTTATTACAACAAACCATAGCAATGTAGATTATAGAATGGTTGTAGATAATGCAAAATATGTATTTGACACAAGATATGCTACTAAAGGTATTAAAGAAGATAATCTAGAATTATTATAAAATGTAGCCCGAGCATTTAATTGCCCGGGCTTTTTTTATAAAGATATGGTAATTATCTGGTATAATCTATATAATAGAGGATGGGCAATAATTAATTTTAGATATATGATTAAATACATAAATCATAAGGAGTGAATGAAAATGAGCAAATTGAAGTTTGCGATACTTGGATGTGGAAGAATTTCTTATAAACATATTGAAGCAATGATAAATAATGAGGCTGATTGTGTGCCTGTTGCATTATGCGATCTTAAAGAAGAAAGGGCAGAGGATAGAAAAAAGCAGTACTTAGAGTCTTTCCCTAATACTATAATAAATGTCTACACTGATTATAAAAAGATGCTTGAAGAGGAAGATATAGATGTTGTAGTTATTGCCACTGAAAGTGGGTATCATGGAAAGCACGCAATTGATGTATTAAATTCCGGTGCTCATGTAATGATTGAAAAGCCAATGGCCTTAAATTTAGATGAAATAGATGAAATCAACAAACTTGCAGATGAGAAAAATTTAAAGGTTTGCGTATCTCATCAAAACAGATTTAACAGACCAATTCAAAAGCTGAAAAGAGCTTTGGAAGAAGGTAGATTTGGAAAGTTAATCAACGGAACTGCAAGAATATTATGGACCAGAGATCAACATTACTATGAGCTTGCGCCATGGAGAGGCACTAAGGCACTTGATGGCGGTACTCTTATGAATCAATGTATCCACAATATAGATTTGCTTCAGTGGATGATGAATTCGAAAGTCGTAAGTGTAAAATCAGAACTTGGAACTTTCTTAAGGGATATTGAAATGGAAGACTTCGGTGCGATTTTACTAAGATTTGAAAATGGAGCTGTAGGCTTAATAGAAGGTTCTGCTTGTGTATATCCTAAAAATCTCGAAGAAACTTTGAGTATTTTCGGTGAAACCGGTACTGCGGTTATTGGTGGACTGGCAGTTAATGAGATTAAAACCTGGGATTTTGCAGATAAAAAATACTATGACAATCCAGAGACAAAAGATGATATCGACAATGTCTATGGAAATGGGCATACACCGCTTTATCATGATTTTATAGAGGCTATCAATAACGACGGTAAGCCGTTAATAGATGGATATGAAGGCAAGAAAGCCGTTGAGATAATACTTAGAGCATATGAGGAGAGTGGATTTTAATGACTGTAAAAAAAGTAAGAAAAGCTGTTATCCCTGCTGCCGGTATGGGGACGAGATTTCTTCCGGCAACTAAAGCTATACCAAAAGAGATGCTGCCAATTTTGGACATACCCACACTTCAATATATCGTTGAAGAAGCCTATAAATCAGGAATTACAGATATACTTATCATTATAGGTAGAGATAAGGAGAGCATAGTAGATCATTTTGATTATTCAATAGAACTTGAAAACCACCTTGAAAAGCAAGGAAAACTCGAAGAACTTGCAGAAATGAGAGCAATAGCTGAAAAAGTTAATATATTCTATGTAAGACAAAAAGAGGCAAAAGGTCTTGGTCATGCCGTGCTTTGTGCTGAATCATTCGTTGGAGATGAACCATTTGTAGTCTTATTGGGCGACGATGTAATTGAGGCAGAAAAGCCTGCAACAAAGCAGCTGATTGAAAAGTATTATGAATATGAAAATACTGTAGTTGCACTGATAAATGTTGACGATACCGATGTTTCAAAATACGGTATAATTACAGGCGATGAAGTAGAAAAGGGTGTTTTCAAGATAAACGATATGGTTGAAAAACCAAGCTTGGAAGAAGCTCCTTCCAGACAAGCTGTGATAGGAAGATATGTTATAAGTCCTAAGATTTTTGAAGTACTTAAAAACACACCACCGGGAAAAGGAAATGAAATACAATTAACAGATGCTCTTCTTGGGCTGACTAAAGAAGAATCTGTCTATGGTTATGAGTTTTCAGGGGATAGATACGATATTGGAAATAAAATGGGTTTTGTCCATGCTAATATTGAGTTTGGACTTAGAGATCCTGAAATAAAAAATGAATTGAAAGAATATCTAAAGGGACTTGATTTAGATAAGTTTTAGAGAGGTCTTTATGAGAGATAAAAAACTTTGGCTATTGTTACTTCTGGATGCCTTCATAATTAATGCGAATTATATTATAGCATTATTGCTTAGATTTGAGATGCAATTGCCGCAATTCTATGTTGAAGTGTATACGAAGGAAGTTTTGATAATAACGGCAATCAAGATAATAGCTTTTATTTTGTTTAAGTTATACAGTGCTATATGGAGATATGCCTCCGTTAACGAACTCCTAAATATATTGGGAGCAGTTTTGTTGTCCAATTTATTATCAACACTTTATCTATTAGGAACTGCATCCACACTTCCAAGAAGTATATATCCTATAGTTTTAATCCTTGATACGATACTCATAGGTGGTATAAGATTGGTGCCCAAGATTATAAGAGCTAAAGAGGTAGGCTCCAAACTCGATGCCAATCTTAAGAGAACTCTTATAGTCGGTGCAGGAGAATCCGGACTAATGGTTCTTAGGGAGTTAAAAAAACATCCTGAACTTGGAAATGTGACAATTGCCTTTGTAGATGATGATCCTGCTAAGTATAAGAGAACTATTGACGGAGTTCAGGTTGCAGGAAACAGAAATGATATTCCTGAACTTACTAAAAAACTAAAGATAGATGAAATAATAGTAGCAATGCCATCGGCGAAAAACGAAGATCAAAAAAAGATATTGGACATATGCTCTAGGACTTCCACAAAGGTCAGGATTGTTCCGGGAGTCTATGAGATGATTGACGATAAGATAGAGCTTAAAGATATTAGAGATATAGAGATAGACGACCTTTTAGGCAGAGATGAAATCAAGCTTAATACCTCGGAACTCAGTGAATTCATAAATGGCAAGGTAGTTCTGGTCACGGGTGGAGGAGGCTCAATCGGTTCTGAGTTATGCCGTCAGGTAGTAAAGTATAATCCTAAACAGTTATTAATCCTGGACATTTACGAAAATACGACTTATGATATCCAAAACGAAATACGCAGAGAGTATCCGGAACTGGATATGAGGGTATTTATTGAGTCTGTAAGGGACAGGCAGAGACTGGATGCAATATTTAGTGAGTATAGGCCACAAATAATCTTTCATGCCGCGGCTCACAAGCATGTCCCTCTAATGGAAGGCAGTCCTGAATCGGCTGTAAAGAATAATGTATTTGGTACTTTGAATGTCGTTTTGGAAGCGGACCATTATGATGTCGAGAAGTTTGTATTGATATCGACTGATAAGGCTGTAAATCCAACGAATATTATGGGAGCAACAAAGAGAATCTGTGAGATGATAATCCAGTCATTCAACAGGATTTCCAAAACCGATTATGTTGCTGTTAGATTTGGCAATGTTCTTGGTTCTCATGGATCGGTTATACCGCTGTTTTTAAATCAAATAAATAAGGGCGGTCCTGTAACTGTAACTGATGAGAGAATTATAAGGTATTTCATGTCTATTCCTGAAGCGACTCAGCTTGTTCTTCAAGCCGGGGCAATCGCAAAGGGTGGAGAGATTTTTGTCCTGGACATGGGAGAACCTGTCAAGATTATTGATTTAGCCGAAAAGCTTATTAGACTTCACGGTCATGAACCTTACAAAGAGATAGATATTGAGATTATTGGGCTTAGACCGGGGGAGAAGCTATTCGAAGAGCTGCTTCTAAATATGGATCTAGTAGACAAGACTGAATACGAAAGGATTTTTGTTGAGAAACCGACTATTATTGATTTCCATGAGTTGGAGGCGAAGCTAGTTCCTCTAATGGATTCAACTAAGACGAATGATAGGGATAAGATCGTTGAGGAACTGAGGAAGATAGTTCCGACATTTGATAATTATGTACCATAGATGCTCAAAGTTTTAAATTTTTCTTCCGTTCCTGGTTTTAAGAAAAAGCCGTTTATAGTTCTTCCGGAGATTACAATACCGCTTCGCTTAAAAGACTGTAATCTAAACCCTACAGAACAATAAACGGATTTTTCTACTAAAACCTTCCAAAGTCAGACAATTTCAAGAACATTTCGTTGGGGGTACTGGAGGTAGCGACGAAGAGATGTCGCTTTTTTTCTTTTAGAACCCTTCAACTCCTACAACGATTTTTCTTAGCCAAATCCTTCCAAGTCGAATAAATTTAAAATCTTTTCTTTGGATTTACTGAAGGTAGCGACGAAGAGATGTCGCTTTTTCCGGCTCCATCTTTTGGCAGTCGAATTCACGCCAATCACTACGTTCTTGGGAATTCTTTGCATGAAACCTACCTAAATTTCGAAGAGCATCTCAATTGGTTAGGTTGGTAAGGGAGCTGTCAACTCGGTTGACTGAGGGAGAGATATACAATAAAAAATTCGAAGAATTCTACTGCTATATTTTGAACTCACAACTGAACCCACACGACCATCCAACTCACCCACACGACCATCCAACTCACCCCACACGACTATCTGTAAATGATACAATTAAAATGTACATTAATGATTAAATAAAAATGTACAATTTAAACAAAGTTAGTAAATTGGAAAAAGAGAAGAAAAATATATGACATATACACAAATTTTTTAGAGCTAAGATTTTACAAACAGTTAATAATTGTTATGATAAGATTTAACATGAATAATCCAATTCATGATACTTTATAAACAATATTATGACGTATTACTATTAAAGTACAATATAATAAAATAAGTGGTGAATGTTAAAATTATAAGGTTTATTACATTATTGTGAAATATTTAAAACTCATATAAAATTTCAACAATTATCGAAAAAACTGTAACCTTTTTGTAAATAATTCGGTTTATGGTATTCAAATATACTGTTCTTTGTGGTAGAATATAGGTAGTCAACAAACATAACATTTAAAATTTACTTAATTATTACTTAATTATATAGAGGAGTTGTAAGATGAGCAGGAGAAGGGTTGTTAATAGGAGAAGACGTGCGGCTATTAGACGAAGAAACAGAAATAGGATAGTCGTATTTTCTTTGGTCATGGTTTTATCGGTTGTTGGGGTTTTTTCAATGGTCAAGAAGCTTCCATTTTTCAAGAAGGATGTAGCTGTTCTTGAACAGAGAAAAGATGTTGGTGGAGACGCAACTGTCAAGACGGAGAATCAAGAGACAGTCGAGAAAGTTTCTGAAGAAGATAAAACGGATATTACTAAAAAACTTAATAATAATAACTCTGAAGATTTAAAGCAAGTCGTTAAGATGACTGAGTCAACAAAGGATAGATTTACTGATAAGCTTCAAAAGATTTACAAGACAGTAGGGGCTACAGTTGTTTACAGCTCAACTAATGAAAGTAGTACTGTGGTTACCGAAATCCCGATGGGAGATTACTTAGAGTCTTATGGTAGTGAAAATGGTTGGGTAAAGGTAAATTATCAAAATCAAGACGGTTATGTAAAGCTTGAAAATGTAACAAAAATTGAAGATGAAAAGATGTTTAAAGTAGTAGACGGTGTTCTTATAGTTAATAGAGAATACAGAGTTCCAGAAGATTTTAATCCTGGTCTTAAGTTAGAGGCTAAGCAGTCTTATGAACTAATGAGAGATGAGATGAGAAGAGACGGTCTGGATATTAAGATTATCTCCGATTATAGAAGCTATGACGAGCAAAGAAGAGTCTATGATTCAAGCGTTGAAGGTTATGGAAAAGAGGCCGCTGATGAGATGACTTCTCTACCGGGACACAGTGAACATCAAACCGGTTATGCATTTGATTTTTGGACAAATGATGATACAGTTACTATAGATGATTCTTTTGACGATACTGCGGAGGCTGAATGGCTAGCTAAAAATGCTTACAAATATGGTTTCATTTTAAGATATCCAAGAGGTAAGGAAGCTATTACAGGATATAAGTATGAATCATGGCATTATAGATTTGTTGGACCTGAGCTTGCTAAAAAAGTTTTTGAGTCAGGTTTAACATTAGAAGAATATTTTGGTCTATAAGAATACAAAATCGTTGTGAAGTAATTCGCAGCGATTTTTTTTATTTAAGTCTCTTTTTTCATTTCCTAGATTTCTTTTTTAGTTCACAATCTCTTATTCAAGACAATAGAGTTAATTCTTTTGAATTAATTTAATAGATTAAGGATTTTTCTAATAAGGTCTCTAAAACTAAAGTCAAATTTTCAGATATGTGCAAAAGAATGAATACATGTGATATTACTTTTTTTATTTATGATATAATGGTATAGATTTTAAAAGGAGTTTTTATGGAGAATATTATTAGGATTTCCGTCAGAAACCTAATTGAGTTCGTAATGAGAAGTGGAGATATTGATACTTCATATGTTTCTCAAGATAGAGCTGTCCAAGGGATTATGGCGCATAAAAAGTTGCAAAGTGAATATGAAGGAAATTACGATAGTGAGTTCTTTTTAAGAAATGAGACAGAGATTGAGGGGATGAAGTTTATCGTCGAAGGTAGGGCTGATGGAGTAATAACAGAGGACGATTTTATAATTTTAGACGAGATAAAGAGTACTACCAGAGATCTTGAGACTTTGACAGAGGATTTCAGTCAGCTTCATTGGGCTCAGGTTATGTGCTACGCCTATTTTTATACAAAAGCTTATAATGTGGACATGCTTGGTGTTCAGTTGTCTTATTACAATATTGAAGATGAGGAAACTAAAAGGTTTAGAAAGACTTTCACTTCTATTGAGCTTTGGGATTTTTACAGTAGATTACTGCTCGAGTACTTGGATTTCAGTAAGAAGCTATTGGAATGGAGAAATGCAAGAAATGATTCGATAACTGATTTAGGGTTTCCCTTCGGTTCATATAGAAAAGGTCAAAGAGAGATGGCTGTTGCAGTTTATAAGACGATTATCGACTCCGAAAAACTCTTTATAGAAGCTCCTACGGGTATCGGCAAGACTATGTCTGCGGTGTTTCCATCAGTTAAAGCCATTGGAGAATCACTGGTGGATAAATTGTTTTATCTGACAGCGAGATCTACTACCAAGGCTGCTTGTAATAATGCACTCGATTTACTGATAGATGCCGGTTTGAAAATTAAAGCGGTAACTTTTACGGCTAAAGAAAAGTCCTGTATAAATGATGTGGTTAAGTGTAATCCTAAGGATTGTCCATATGCAAAGGGTCACTTTGATAGAGTTAATGATGCAATTATTGATATATTGGATAATGAACAGCTTATCGATTTTGAAATTATTAGAAAATATAGTTTAAAGCATGAAGTTTGCCCGTTTGAGACTCAGCTCGATTTGGGAATATACTCCGATGTGGTGGTTTGTGACTAC
The sequence above is a segment of the Peptoniphilaceae bacterium AMB_02 genome. Coding sequences within it:
- a CDS encoding nucleotide sugar dehydrogenase, which gives rise to MEKILENTYRNVNIGLVNEFAILAHKMGIDIWEVVDAAKTKPYGFQAFYPGPGVGGHCIPLDPFYLTWKAREFDMHMPMIEASGTINDRMPSYVVDRSMRILSRKFQKALNGAKVLILGIAYKNDIDDLRDSPALVVIEEFLSEGAEVDYYDALNPKYKDDNGEFVESLKEINPEIISKYDLVVITTNHSNVDYRMVVDNAKYVFDTRYATKGIKEDNLELL
- a CDS encoding Gfo/Idh/MocA family oxidoreductase, yielding MSKLKFAILGCGRISYKHIEAMINNEADCVPVALCDLKEERAEDRKKQYLESFPNTIINVYTDYKKMLEEEDIDVVVIATESGYHGKHAIDVLNSGAHVMIEKPMALNLDEIDEINKLADEKNLKVCVSHQNRFNRPIQKLKRALEEGRFGKLINGTARILWTRDQHYYELAPWRGTKALDGGTLMNQCIHNIDLLQWMMNSKVVSVKSELGTFLRDIEMEDFGAILLRFENGAVGLIEGSACVYPKNLEETLSIFGETGTAVIGGLAVNEIKTWDFADKKYYDNPETKDDIDNVYGNGHTPLYHDFIEAINNDGKPLIDGYEGKKAVEIILRAYEESGF
- the galU gene encoding UTP--glucose-1-phosphate uridylyltransferase GalU, whose product is MTVKKVRKAVIPAAGMGTRFLPATKAIPKEMLPILDIPTLQYIVEEAYKSGITDILIIIGRDKESIVDHFDYSIELENHLEKQGKLEELAEMRAIAEKVNIFYVRQKEAKGLGHAVLCAESFVGDEPFVVLLGDDVIEAEKPATKQLIEKYYEYENTVVALINVDDTDVSKYGIITGDEVEKGVFKINDMVEKPSLEEAPSRQAVIGRYVISPKIFEVLKNTPPGKGNEIQLTDALLGLTKEESVYGYEFSGDRYDIGNKMGFVHANIEFGLRDPEIKNELKEYLKGLDLDKF
- a CDS encoding M15 family metallopeptidase, whose product is MSRRRVVNRRRRAAIRRRNRNRIVVFSLVMVLSVVGVFSMVKKLPFFKKDVAVLEQRKDVGGDATVKTENQETVEKVSEEDKTDITKKLNNNNSEDLKQVVKMTESTKDRFTDKLQKIYKTVGATVVYSSTNESSTVVTEIPMGDYLESYGSENGWVKVNYQNQDGYVKLENVTKIEDEKMFKVVDGVLIVNREYRVPEDFNPGLKLEAKQSYELMRDEMRRDGLDIKIISDYRSYDEQRRVYDSSVEGYGKEAADEMTSLPGHSEHQTGYAFDFWTNDDTVTIDDSFDDTAEAEWLAKNAYKYGFILRYPRGKEAITGYKYESWHYRFVGPELAKKVFESGLTLEEYFGL
- a CDS encoding nucleoside-diphosphate sugar epimerase/dehydratase, with amino-acid sequence MRDKKLWLLLLLDAFIINANYIIALLLRFEMQLPQFYVEVYTKEVLIITAIKIIAFILFKLYSAIWRYASVNELLNILGAVLLSNLLSTLYLLGTASTLPRSIYPIVLILDTILIGGIRLVPKIIRAKEVGSKLDANLKRTLIVGAGESGLMVLRELKKHPELGNVTIAFVDDDPAKYKRTIDGVQVAGNRNDIPELTKKLKIDEIIVAMPSAKNEDQKKILDICSRTSTKVRIVPGVYEMIDDKIELKDIRDIEIDDLLGRDEIKLNTSELSEFINGKVVLVTGGGGSIGSELCRQVVKYNPKQLLILDIYENTTYDIQNEIRREYPELDMRVFIESVRDRQRLDAIFSEYRPQIIFHAAAHKHVPLMEGSPESAVKNNVFGTLNVVLEADHYDVEKFVLISTDKAVNPTNIMGATKRICEMIIQSFNRISKTDYVAVRFGNVLGSHGSVIPLFLNQINKGGPVTVTDERIIRYFMSIPEATQLVLQAGAIAKGGEIFVLDMGEPVKIIDLAEKLIRLHGHEPYKEIDIEIIGLRPGEKLFEELLLNMDLVDKTEYERIFVEKPTIIDFHELEAKLVPLMDSTKTNDRDKIVEELRKIVPTFDNYVP
- a CDS encoding nucleotide sugar dehydrogenase encodes the protein MGLKEELLKKINEKTLQVGVVGLGYVGLPLAVEKAMAGYTTIGFDVQAEKVKMVNEGHNYIGDVVDEQLKDVVESGKLTATTNFADVATLDFIAIAVPTPLDLYQQPDISYVRKSTEDVAKYLKKGSIVVLESTTYPGTTEELMRPILEEISGLKCGEDFFLAFSPERVDPGNKKFKTKNTPKVVGGVGQDATDVAAALYENVLDADIFKASKP